The genomic stretch CCTGCACTTCCTGCTCGCCTTCGACGCCGCCCGGCCCGCCGACGTGAAGCGCTACGCCGCCTTCATGGACGAGTTCTGCGCGCTGACCGTCGAGCGCTTCGACGGCTCGCTGAAGGCCGAGCACGCCACCGGCCGCAACATCGCGCCGTTCCTGGAGCTGGAGTGGGGCCCGCGCGCCACGGAACTGATGTGGCGTATCAAGCGGACCCTGGACCCGCACGGCATCCTGGCCCCGCGCGTCCTGCTCGACCGCGACCCGAAGGCGCACCTGCGCGGCCTGAAGACCATTCCGCAGGTCGAGGCGGTCGCCGACCCGTGCATCGAGTGCGGCTTCTGCGAACCGACCTGCCCCAGCCAGGACCTGACCACCACACCGCGCCAGCGCATCGTGCTGCGCCGCGAGATGATGCGCCAGCCCCCGAGGTCGCCGGTCACCGGCGCCCTGCTGGACGCCTACGGCTACGACGCGGTGGACACCTGCGCGGGCGACTCGACCTGCAAGCTGGCCTGCCCCGTCGGCATCGACACCGGCGTGCTGATGAAGGAGTTCCGGCACCGGCGCCACTCCCCCGCCGAGGAACGCGCCGCGGCCCTGACGGCCCGGCACTTCAAAGCGGTGGAGCGGTCGGCGCGGCTGGCGGTGGCCGCCGCCGCGAAGATCGGCGACCGGATCGGGGAAGGGCCGGCCGACCGGCTGCTGAAGTCCCTGACGGGCGCCGCGCGCAAGGCGGTACGGCCCGATCTGGTACCGGAATGGCTGCCGCAGATCCCCGGCGCCGCAGCCCGCAAGCTGCCCGCCACCCGGCGGGTGGGAGCCGGCGCGGTCTACTACCCGGCCTGCGTCAACCGCATCTTCGGGGAACCGGACGGCTTCGACGGGCCCTCCCTGCCCGAGGCGGTCGTGGCGGTGTCCGCGCGCGCGGGAAAGCCGGTGTGGATCCCCTCCGATGTGCAGGGCACCTGCTGCGCCACCATCTGGCACTCCAAGGGCTACGACGAGGGCAACGCGGTGATGGCCAACCGCATCGTGGAAGCGGCCTGGGGCTGGACCGCGGGCGGACGGCTGCCGCTGGTCGTGGACGCGTCCTCGTGCACCCTGGGCATCGCCCACGAGGTCGTGCCGTACCTGACCCCCGGCAACCGGGAGCTGCACGCGGAACTGACCGTCGTGGACTCGGTGGTCTGGGCGGCCGAGGAACTGCTGCCGCGCCTGGAGATCCGTCGTACGGTCGGCTCCGCCGTACTCCACCCGACCTGCTCCATGCGGCACCTGGGCGACGAGGCACAGCTGCGCGCCGTCGCCGAAGCGTGCGCGACGGAGGTGGTCGTCCCGGACGACGCGGGCTGCTGCGCCTTCGCGGGCGACCGCGGCATGCTGCACAAGGAACTGACCGAGGCGGCAACCGCGAAGGAGGCCGCGGAGGTGACGTCCCGCCCCTTCGACGCGCACCTGTCGGCGAACCGGATGTGCGAGGTGGGCATGGACCACGCGACGGGCGGCCGGGGCTATCACTCGGTGCTGCTGGCGCTGGAAAAGGCTACGCGGCCGGGGGTGGGACGACCCGGGTCGGGACGGCCGGGGGTGGGACGGCCGGGAGTGGGACGACCGGGGGCGTGAGGCCAGGGGCGTGAGGCCAGGGGCGTGAGGCCAGGGGCGTGAGGGCCCACAGCGGCGGCTGCGCGGGTCCTGGCGTAGGCCCTGTACGGAGCCGGGCGTGAAGCCCTGCGCGGAGCCCTGCATGGGTCCTGGCGTGGCCCCTGCGCGGATCCTGGCGTGAGCCCTGCGTGAAGACCTGCGTGTGCGCTGCGCGAAGACTTGCATGAGCCCTGCACGGAGCCCTGGGTGTGCCCTGCGCGGAGGCCTGGGTATGCCCTGTGTGGAGGCCTGGGTATGCCCTGCGTGAGCCCTGCACGAAGCCCTGCGTGAGCATCTACGGGGCGAATCGAACGCCCTCGTCCCCCCAGCGGGGGGATACCCGGGCGCGGGCTGCGCGAATCAGATCGGGCCGCGGCCGCCCGAGCGGAGGCGTTCCGTCCGGGCGGCCCTCTTGTGCCCCGTGCCGCTCACCCGCCAAGGTCCTCTGCGAGGTTCACGCTTCCGCCACGCACCATCCGTTCCTTTGGAGGACCGATGAACGAGGCACCATCGCAGCGCCACGAGCCCCACGAGCACGACGGCCAGGAGGAGGGCCCCGGGCACGACGGGCCGAGACCCAGCAGGCGTTCCGTCCTGTGGACCGCCGGGGCGGCGGGGGCCGGCCTCGGTATCGCCGGGCTGGGCAGCGGCAGCGCCGCGGCGGCCGGGACCGGACAGGCGGCCGGAGCGGCGGCGGCAGCCTGGGAAGCGGCGGCTCCGCGGCGCAAGCACAAAACCATGATCGGCGTACCGTTCGAGCGGCGCAGCACGGTACGGGTCGGCATCATCGGCCTGGGCAACCGCGGTATGGGCATGCTGCCGCTGTACCTCGACATCCCGGGCGTACGGGTCGTGGCGGTCTGCGACCCGGTCAAGGACAAGGCGGCCAAGGCCGTCCGGCTGGTCACCGGCGCCGGACAGCCGGCACCCGCCGTCTACAGCAAGGGCGACCACGACTTCGAGAACCTCGTCGAGCGCGGCGACCTCGACTTCGTGTACATCGCCACCCCGTGGGACTGGCACTTCGAGATGGCCAAGGCGGCGCTGCTGGCCGGCAAGCACGTCGGCGTGGAGTGCCCGGCCGCCATGCGCATGGACCACCTCTGGGATCTGGTCGACCTCTCCGAGCGCACCCGCCGGCACTGCATGCAGGTGGAGAACTGCTGCTACGGCCGCAACGAGATGCGCGTCCTGCGGATGGCGCACGCGGGCCTTTTCGGCAAGCTGCTGCACGCCGCCGGCGCGTACAACCACGACCTGCGCCAGCTGATGTTCGACCCGACGTATTACGAAGGCCCGTGGCGGCGGCTGTGGCACACCCGGCTGCGCGGTGACCTCTACCCGACCCACGGCTTCGGTCCGATAGCCAACTACATGGACATCAACCGCGGCGACCGGGTGGTACGTATGTCCAGCTACGGCACGCCCGCGCTGGGGCTCGCCGAGTACCGCGCGGCGCACATGCCGCCGGGCGACCCGAGCTGGAAGGAGTCGTACATCGAGAGCGACCGCACCTTCAGCCTCCTGCAGACCGCCAAGGGCCGGGTGCTGCGGCTGGAGCACGACGTGTCCACGCCCCACCCGTACAGCCGCATCAACAGCCTCGGCGGCACCAAGGGCGTCTTCGAGGACTACCCGGAGCGGATCTACATCGAGCCCGACCAGAGCAACGACCAGTGGGGCGACTTCGGCCAGTACGCGGAGTGGGACCACTGGCTGTGGAAGGAGCACGCCAACCCGCCCGGCGGCCACGGCGGCATGGACTACATCATGCTGTTCCGGATCATGCAGTGCTTCCAGCTCGGGCTGGTGCCGGACTTCGACGTCTACGACGCGGCCACCTGGAGCGCGCCGGTGATGCTGAGCCACGCCTCGATCAAGGCGGAGGGCGAGCCGCAGGAGTTCCCGGACTTCACCCGGGGTCTGTGGCGCAAGCCGCGGCAGGGGGTGGACTCCCCCAGGCCGAAGGCGTGACGGAGCGGGGCCGGGCGGACGCGCGGACGCGCCCGGCCCCCGCACCGCTCCGGCGGCGCGGTGCCGCCCGGGCCACTCGGAAGCACCGTCCGGAAGCGCCGCTCAGGCCGCCAGGTGACCGGTGTCGCCCATGACCACCACGGGGTGCTGCCGCGGGTCGAGGGTGCGCAACAGCGTGACCAGGCCCGCCTTGGAGATGCTGACGCAGCCGGACGTACCGCTGCCGTGGTCCAGGTGGAGCCAGATGCCACCGCCCTTCTTCTGTCCCTGCGGCCGGGTCGGGTCCAGGGGTGAGGTGCCCTTGACGCGGTTGTAGTCGACCGCGATGACGTGGTCGAAGTCGTGCCGGGTCTTCTTCTCCCAGTACGGGGGTGGGGTGAAGGCCGCCGAGTGGGTGTACGGCAGCTTCGCGCCCGGGTCGGGCAGCACGCCGCCCGCGTCGGTGAGGCTGTAGACGCCGACCGGACTGCGCAGATCGTCCTCGTGGTGGTCGGTGGTCCAGCCCTTCCTGCCGTTGTGCGCGGGCCAATCGGCCGTACGGTGCCACCCCTTGGCCGTCTTCGTGTACAGGGCGAGCGTGGCGTCGGGCGAGTCGGCGCCCTTTCCGTACACGGCGACGACCTGCCGTGTGTCGGCGGGGATGCGCGCTCTGAGCCGCCCGCCCACCCCGGGGATGTCCTTCGGGTACGCGGCGGCCTCGGCCTTGCGCCCGCCCTCGCCCTTCCCTTCACCGTCCGTCGATCCGCCGCCTGTGCCGCAGCCTGCCAGCAGGGCCAGCCCTGCTGCCGCCACCGCGGCCTTCCGTACCATGCAGCCCGCAGTTCGCATGATGCCCATGGTGGCACCCGGGCGGCGGTCACGGGCCCGACCGACATGGCCTGTTGGGGGCGCTCTCGCGGAAAACCTGTTGAATCAGGGCGCCGTGCCGCGCCAGTCTTCCATGGCCCTCCCACGGCGCGCCCCGCCCGCTGTCCGCGCGCGGCCCCGCCGCGGCACGACGACGCGGGCCGGCCACCGGCTCCCGGCCCAGCCCGACGCCCGTACACCCGAAGCGCCGCATGTCGGCCCTGACCTTGGGAAACCATGCACATTCGCGACCTTCCCCATGCCGATCCGGGAGTCCCGGACGTCCGTTCCGGCGGCCGGCTGCTGCGGTGGCTGTACCGGCAGCAGCTCGGCGGCCAGACCAAAGCGCTGTGCTGGGGGCTGGTGCACACCGGCGGCGTGGCGGCCTTCCCCGTCCCGGTCGGTATCGCGGTGCAGGCCGTGGTGGACCGCTCCGGCTCCCGGCTGCTGCTCGCGGGCGGCCTGTTGCTGCTGCTCGGCGGCCTGGTGGCGGTCGGCGACGTGATGCTGCACCGGGCCGCGATCACCAACTGGATCACGTCCGTGGCCCGCATCCAGCAGCTGCTGGCGCGCAAGACCACCGAACTGGGCGCCACCATGACCCGGCGGGTCGCCGCCGGAGAAGTGGTGGCGGTCTCCACGGGCGACCTGGAGAAAATCGGATGGTTCGTCGAGGCGGTCTCGCGTTTCGGAGCCGCGGCGCTGACCTCCGTCGGCGTCAGTGTGGCGCTGGTGGTCTACCAGCCCGCGCTGGGCGTGGTGGTGGCCGCCGGCGTGCCCGTACTGGCACTGGCCGTCCTGCCGTTGCTGCCGCCCGCCGCCCGCCGCGCCGACGAGCAGCGCGAGAAGGCGGGCCGGGCCACCGAACTGGCCTCCGACACCGTCGCCGGCCTGCGCGTCCTGCGTGGCATCGGCGGCGAGGAACTCTTCCTCGGCCGCTACCGGCGCGCTTCCCAGGACGTCCGCCGGGCCGCCGTGCGCAGCGCCCGCATGTGGTCCACGATCTCCGCCGTACAGGTCCTCCTCCCGGGGCTCCTGCTGATCGCGGTGGTCTGGTACGGCACCGGGCTCGCCCTCGACGGCCGGGTGCGGGTCGGTGAACTGGTCACCGTCTACAGCGCGGTCACCTTCCTGCTGTACCCGCTGAGGCACTTCGAAGAGATCGCCATGGCGTATGCGTTCTCCCGGCCGTCGGCCAAGCGCGCCGCCCGCGTGCTGGCGCTGCGCCGGCCCGCCGACGGGCGGATCGCCGCGCCCGGCACGCTCGGCGGCGACCTGGTCGACCCGGCCAGCGGGGTGCGCGCACCGGCCGGACGGCTGACCGCCGTGGTGTGCGGCGACCCGGACGCGGCCGGGCGGCTCGCCGACCGGCTCGGCGGCCACCCCGCCGACGCGCCCGAGGGCACGCCGTCGGTCCTGCTCGGCGGTACGCCGCTGGACGACGTGCCGCGCGAGGCCGCCCGCACCGCCGTACTCGTCCAGGACAAGGACCCGGTCCTGCTCTCCGGGACGCTCGGCGAGCTGCTGGACATCCCGGCGTCCGGGTCCGTACGGGCCGAGGAGGCGCTGGCGGCGGCGCAGTGCGGCGACGTGCTGGCCGCGCTGGCACAGGGCTCGGCCGACGGCTCCGGCGACCCGATGGCCAGTCACATCACCGAGCGCGGCCGGTCGCTGTCCGGCGGCCAGCGGCAGCGGCTGGCGCTGGCCAGGTCGCTGGTCGCGGACCCCGAGGTGCTGGTCCTGGACGAGCCGACCAGCGCCGTCGACTCGCACACCGAGGCCCGGATCGCGGACGGGCTGCGCGCCCTGCGCACGGGCCGTACGACGGTGGTCTTGACCTCCAGCCCGCTGCTGCTGGACCGCGCCGATCACGTGGTCCTCCTCGACGAGGGCCGGGTGGCCGGCACCGGCACCCACCGTGAACTCCTGCGCGGCAGCGCGGCGTACCGCGCCGTGGTCACCCGCGAGACCGACGAGGACGACGGGCCGAAGGCCGCCTCCCTGGCGGGCCGGGCCGCGTCCGGCGGGCACTTCGCCCGTACCGGCACCGACCAGATCGAGGAGACCGCATGATCGGCCTGGCGCCACCGGAGCACGATCCGGACGCCCCGCGGACGGCCGCCACCCTGCCGGTCGGCTCGCCCGCGACCGTACGCGCCTACGTGGGCGGGCTGGTCCGCCGGCACCGCCGGGCCTTCGTCCTGCTGGTGACCGTCAACGCGGTCGCCGTCCTGGCCTCCATGGCCGGACCGTTCCTGCTGGGGAATGTCGTGGAGGACCTGGGCAACGGCGTGCGCGACCTCCACCTGGAGTGGACGGTCGGGATGTTCGTCCTCGCGCTGGCCGTCCAAACCCTGTTCGTCCGCCTGGTACGGCTGCGCGGCGCGGTACTCGGCGAACAGATGCTGGCGGACCTGCGCGAGGACTTCCTCGTACGGTCCGTCGCGCTGCCGCCGGGCGTGCTGGAGCGGGCCGGGACCGGCGATCTGCTGTCCCGTATCACCACCGACATCGACCGGCTGTCGGAGGCGATGCGGGAGGCCGTGCCGCAGCTGGCGATCGGCGTGGTCTGGATCGCGCTGCTGCTCGGCGGGATGACCGTCACCGCGCCGCCGCTGGCCCTGTCCGTGCTGATCGCGCTGCCCGTGCTGCTCGTCGGCTGCCGCTGGTACTTCAAGCGCGCCCCGCACGCCTACCGCTCGGAGGCGGCCGGGTACGCGGCGGTCTCGGCCGCGCTGACCGAGTCGGTGGACGCGGGGCGCACCATCGAGGCGCACCGGCTGGGCGGGCGCCGCGTCCGGCTCTCCGAACGCCGCATCCGCGAATGGACCCAGTGGGAGCGCTACACCCTCTACCTGCGCTCGGTGCTCTTCCCGGTCGTCAATGTGACGCATGTGCTGATCCTGGGCGGGGTGCTGCTGCTCGGCGGTCTGTTCGTGCTGCGCGGCTGGCTCACGCCGGGACAGCTGACGACGGGGGCGCTGCTCGCGCAGATGATGAGCGAGCCCGTGTCGATCATTCTGCGCTGGTACGACGAGCTCCAGGTGGCCCAGGTCTCCATCGCGCGGCTGGTGGGCGTACGGGAGATCGAGCCGGACGCCGCCGACGAGCGGGCCGAGCCCGACGGCCGGGACGTGCGGGCGGACGAGGTGCGCTTCGGCTACCGGGCGGGCGTGGACGTGCTGCACGAGGTGTCGCTGCGGGTGCGGCCCGGCACGCGCATGGCGCTGGTCGGCCCGTCCGGGGCGGGCAAGTCGACGCTCGGGCGGCTGCTCGCCGGGATCTACGCGCCGCGCACCGGGGAGATCACGCTCGGTGGCGCGGAGCTGTCCCGGATGCCGGCGGAGCGGGTGCGCGCGCACGTCGCGCTGGTCAACCAGGAGCACCACGTCTTCGTGGGCTCGCTGCGCGACAACCTGCTGCTGGCCCGTACGGATGCCGAGGACGCGGAGCTGTGGGCCGCGCTCGGCGCGGTGGACGCGGACGACTGGGCACGGGCCCTGGAAGCGGGCCTGGACACCGAGGTCGGCTCGGGCGGCCACGCCCTCACCCCGGCCCAGGCCCAGCAGATCGCGCTGGCCCGGCTGGTCCTGGCCGACCCGCACACCCTCGTGCTGGACGAGGCGACCTCCCTGCTGGACCCCCGCGCGGCCCGGCACCTGGAGCGCTCGCTGGGCCGGGTGCTGGACGGCCGTACGGTCGTGGCCATCGCCCACCGGCTGCACACGGCCCACGACGCGGACGTGATCGCGGTGGTCGAGGACGGCCGGATCAGCGAACTCGGCAGCCATCAGGAACTGGTCGCGGCGGACGGGGCTTATGCGGCGTTGTGGCGGTCCTGGCACGGGTAGGGGGACGTGGCAGGGCGGGGTCCGGTCCGGCCCCGCCCGGCCGCGGCGCCCGAAGGGCGGCCCCGCTATCCGAGGTACCCCAGCGCCCCCAGCCCGCCGATCCCGCCCAGCAGCATGAACACGGGCATCAGGACCTTGATCTCCACCCAGCTCCCGGCCCGGAAGCGCATGCCCTTCGGCGGGCCCACCGGGTACCAGCGCTTGCGGCCGATCGGGATGGGCCACAGGACCGGGCAGCCGGAGACGGTCAGCGCGTCCCCGATGTCGTGGACCAGCGCGCCCAGGACGATCGGCAGGCCCAGCCACAGGTACTCCTGGCCGGGGTCGGTGAACAGCCAGTTCGCGCCGTTGCCCGGCTCGTCCAGGACGCCGGCGAGGATCCAGGCCGTCGCGGCGCCCAGCAGCCACACCAGGACGTCGCTGGAGACCCGGGCCGCCCGCCACAGCAGGCCTTCGATCGCGAGCACCATGTGGACGAAGAGGATGCCGAGCACCGCCCAGCGCCCGCCCTGCACCGCGAGGAGTGACATGCCGCCGCCGACCAGGACCGCCCACACCCACGTATGGGTGAGGGTGCGGTGGCCGCCGGAGCGGTGGGCGTCGCCGCGCATCTTGGTGGCCTTGTAGACGGCGTGCGACAGGGCGTCGACCACGCCGCACAGCGACCGCGAGAGCGGCCCGAAGGCGCGCGATATCGTCGCCGACTTGTGGTCCAGGTCGGGGGCCAGCGCAGCGCCGGCGCAGATCAGCGCGCCGACGACCAGGACCGGCCAGGGCATCGGATACCCCGCGGCCGCCGTCGCCGCACCCACCCCCAGCCAGGCCGCGGCCCCGGACAGCGAGTGCGCCGGTCCCATCATCGTCGTTCCCCATCCCGGATTGACTGGACACCGGGCCCGGCGTCCGTCGAGGGGCAGCGGGCCCGCGGCCCGGATTCCTGACGCCGGGCCGGCGACACAGCGTAGCCTTTGTTGATCTAGGTCCGACCCGCCGGTTGTCGGATCCGGACCCGGCCAAGGCAGTATGGGGGCGTGACCCTCATCGATCATCTCCCGAACGACGCCGACCCCGATGCCCTCTTCGAAGCCTTTTCGAGCTGGGCCGAACAGCAGGGCATCGCGCTCTACCCTGCTCAGGAGGAGGCGCTGATCGAGGTGGTCTCGGGGGCGAACGTCATCCTGTCCACCCCCACCGGATCGGGAAAGAGCCTGGTCGCGGCGGGTGCGCACTTCACCGCGCTGGCCCGTGACGAGGTCACCTTCTACACCGCGCCGATCAAGGCGCTGGTGTCGGAGAAGTTCTTCGACCTGTGCAAGCTCTTCGGTACGGAGAACGTCGGCATGCTCACCGGCGACGCCTCCGTGAACGCGGACGCGCCGGTGATCTGCTGCACGGCCGAGGTGCTGGCCTCCATAGCGCTGCGGGACGGCAAGGACGCCGACATCGGCCAGGTCGTCATGGACGAGTTCCACTTCTACGCCGAGCCGGACCGCGGCTGGGCCTGGCAGATCCCGCTGCTGGAACTGCCGCAGGCGCAGTTCGTACTGATGTCGGCAACGCTGGGTGACATGTCCCGTTTCGAGGAGGATCTGACCCGGCGCACCGGCCGGCCGACGGCGGTCGTACGGTCCGCGACCCGGCCCGTACCGCTGTCGTACGAATACCGGGCGACCCCGCTGACGGAGACCCTGACCGAGCTGCTGGAGACCCGGCAGGCCCCGGTCTACATCGTGCACTTCACCCAGGCCGCGGCGGTGGAGCGGGCGCAGGCACTGATGAGCATCAACATGTGCACCCGCGCCGAGAAGGACGAGATCGCGGCGCTGATCGGCAACTTCCGCTTCACGACCAAGTTCGGCCGCAACCTGTCCCGCTACGTCCGGCACGGGATCGGCGTCCACCACGCGGGCATGCTGCCCAAGTACCGGCGGCTCGTCGAGAAGCTCGCCCAGGCGGGCTTGCTGAAGGTCATCTGCGGCACGGACACGCTCGGGGTCGGCGTCAACGTCCCCATCCGTACGGTGCTGTTCACCGCGCTGACCAAGTACGACGGGACGCGGGTGCGCACCCTGCGGGCGCGGGAGTTCCACCAGATCGCGGGCCGCGCGGGGCGGGCCGGGTTCGACACCGCCGGGTTCGTCGTCGCGCAGGCGCCCGAACACGTCGTGGAGAACGAGAAGGCGCTGGCCAAGGCCGGCGACGACCCCAAGAAGCGCCGCAAGGTCGTGCGCAAGAAGGCGCCGGAGGGCTTCGTCAACTGGGGCCAGAACACCTTCGAGAAGCTGATCGCCTCCGAGCCGGAGCCGCTGACCTCACGGTTCCGGGTCACCCACGCGATGCTGCTGTCCGTGATCGCGCGGCCCGGCAACGCCTTCGAGGCGAT from Streptomyces albofaciens JCM 4342 encodes the following:
- a CDS encoding ABC transporter ATP-binding protein, whose product is MIGLAPPEHDPDAPRTAATLPVGSPATVRAYVGGLVRRHRRAFVLLVTVNAVAVLASMAGPFLLGNVVEDLGNGVRDLHLEWTVGMFVLALAVQTLFVRLVRLRGAVLGEQMLADLREDFLVRSVALPPGVLERAGTGDLLSRITTDIDRLSEAMREAVPQLAIGVVWIALLLGGMTVTAPPLALSVLIALPVLLVGCRWYFKRAPHAYRSEAAGYAAVSAALTESVDAGRTIEAHRLGGRRVRLSERRIREWTQWERYTLYLRSVLFPVVNVTHVLILGGVLLLGGLFVLRGWLTPGQLTTGALLAQMMSEPVSIILRWYDELQVAQVSIARLVGVREIEPDAADERAEPDGRDVRADEVRFGYRAGVDVLHEVSLRVRPGTRMALVGPSGAGKSTLGRLLAGIYAPRTGEITLGGAELSRMPAERVRAHVALVNQEHHVFVGSLRDNLLLARTDAEDAELWAALGAVDADDWARALEAGLDTEVGSGGHALTPAQAQQIALARLVLADPHTLVLDEATSLLDPRAARHLERSLGRVLDGRTVVAIAHRLHTAHDADVIAVVEDGRISELGSHQELVAADGAYAALWRSWHG
- a CDS encoding Gfo/Idh/MocA family protein encodes the protein MNEAPSQRHEPHEHDGQEEGPGHDGPRPSRRSVLWTAGAAGAGLGIAGLGSGSAAAAGTGQAAGAAAAAWEAAAPRRKHKTMIGVPFERRSTVRVGIIGLGNRGMGMLPLYLDIPGVRVVAVCDPVKDKAAKAVRLVTGAGQPAPAVYSKGDHDFENLVERGDLDFVYIATPWDWHFEMAKAALLAGKHVGVECPAAMRMDHLWDLVDLSERTRRHCMQVENCCYGRNEMRVLRMAHAGLFGKLLHAAGAYNHDLRQLMFDPTYYEGPWRRLWHTRLRGDLYPTHGFGPIANYMDINRGDRVVRMSSYGTPALGLAEYRAAHMPPGDPSWKESYIESDRTFSLLQTAKGRVLRLEHDVSTPHPYSRINSLGGTKGVFEDYPERIYIEPDQSNDQWGDFGQYAEWDHWLWKEHANPPGGHGGMDYIMLFRIMQCFQLGLVPDFDVYDAATWSAPVMLSHASIKAEGEPQEFPDFTRGLWRKPRQGVDSPRPKA
- a CDS encoding metal-dependent hydrolase — translated: MMGPAHSLSGAAAWLGVGAATAAAGYPMPWPVLVVGALICAGAALAPDLDHKSATISRAFGPLSRSLCGVVDALSHAVYKATKMRGDAHRSGGHRTLTHTWVWAVLVGGGMSLLAVQGGRWAVLGILFVHMVLAIEGLLWRAARVSSDVLVWLLGAATAWILAGVLDEPGNGANWLFTDPGQEYLWLGLPIVLGALVHDIGDALTVSGCPVLWPIPIGRKRWYPVGPPKGMRFRAGSWVEIKVLMPVFMLLGGIGGLGALGYLG
- a CDS encoding L,D-transpeptidase family protein, with protein sequence MGIMRTAGCMVRKAAVAAAGLALLAGCGTGGGSTDGEGKGEGGRKAEAAAYPKDIPGVGGRLRARIPADTRQVVAVYGKGADSPDATLALYTKTAKGWHRTADWPAHNGRKGWTTDHHEDDLRSPVGVYSLTDAGGVLPDPGAKLPYTHSAAFTPPPYWEKKTRHDFDHVIAVDYNRVKGTSPLDPTRPQGQKKGGGIWLHLDHGSGTSGCVSISKAGLVTLLRTLDPRQHPVVVMGDTGHLAA
- a CDS encoding ABC transporter transmembrane domain-containing protein; translation: MHIRDLPHADPGVPDVRSGGRLLRWLYRQQLGGQTKALCWGLVHTGGVAAFPVPVGIAVQAVVDRSGSRLLLAGGLLLLLGGLVAVGDVMLHRAAITNWITSVARIQQLLARKTTELGATMTRRVAAGEVVAVSTGDLEKIGWFVEAVSRFGAAALTSVGVSVALVVYQPALGVVVAAGVPVLALAVLPLLPPAARRADEQREKAGRATELASDTVAGLRVLRGIGGEELFLGRYRRASQDVRRAAVRSARMWSTISAVQVLLPGLLLIAVVWYGTGLALDGRVRVGELVTVYSAVTFLLYPLRHFEEIAMAYAFSRPSAKRAARVLALRRPADGRIAAPGTLGGDLVDPASGVRAPAGRLTAVVCGDPDAAGRLADRLGGHPADAPEGTPSVLLGGTPLDDVPREAARTAVLVQDKDPVLLSGTLGELLDIPASGSVRAEEALAAAQCGDVLAALAQGSADGSGDPMASHITERGRSLSGGQRQRLALARSLVADPEVLVLDEPTSAVDSHTEARIADGLRALRTGRTTVVLTSSPLLLDRADHVVLLDEGRVAGTGTHRELLRGSAAYRAVVTRETDEDDGPKAASLAGRAASGGHFARTGTDQIEETA
- a CDS encoding FAD-binding and (Fe-S)-binding domain-containing protein is translated as MPLLEPKPAALRPAATEGPYHDRVTDRQASGTPERLRDDLVALLGPDKVLHTVSDLVRYASDASPYRFLPQVVVLAEDVDDVSAVFSYAHGKGRHVVFRAAGTSLNGQAQGEDILVDVRRHWAGVEVLDDGARARVRPGTTVVRANAALARHGRLLGPDPASAIACTLGGVVANNASGMTAGTTRNSYRTLASVTLVLPSGTIVDTGDPAADGELARAEPELCRGLLALKAEIEADPELVARIRAKYEIKNTNGYRLDAFLDGATPAEILRGLAVGSEGTLAFIAETVFETLPLNRYTSTALLFFPSLSAAAAAVPLFNEAGAIAVELMDGNTLRASVSVPGVPADWAELPKTTTALLVEFRAPDEAARDAREEAARKVLAGLELVTPVASVTNEFTRDPALIAGYWKARKAFVTAVGGSRPSGTTLITEDFAVPPSRLAEACTALLELQDRHGFDAAVAGHAAHGNLHFLLAFDAARPADVKRYAAFMDEFCALTVERFDGSLKAEHATGRNIAPFLELEWGPRATELMWRIKRTLDPHGILAPRVLLDRDPKAHLRGLKTIPQVEAVADPCIECGFCEPTCPSQDLTTTPRQRIVLRREMMRQPPRSPVTGALLDAYGYDAVDTCAGDSTCKLACPVGIDTGVLMKEFRHRRHSPAEERAAALTARHFKAVERSARLAVAAAAKIGDRIGEGPADRLLKSLTGAARKAVRPDLVPEWLPQIPGAAARKLPATRRVGAGAVYYPACVNRIFGEPDGFDGPSLPEAVVAVSARAGKPVWIPSDVQGTCCATIWHSKGYDEGNAVMANRIVEAAWGWTAGGRLPLVVDASSCTLGIAHEVVPYLTPGNRELHAELTVVDSVVWAAEELLPRLEIRRTVGSAVLHPTCSMRHLGDEAQLRAVAEACATEVVVPDDAGCCAFAGDRGMLHKELTEAATAKEAAEVTSRPFDAHLSANRMCEVGMDHATGGRGYHSVLLALEKATRPGVGRPGSGRPGVGRPGVGRPGA
- a CDS encoding DEAD/DEAH box helicase translates to MTLIDHLPNDADPDALFEAFSSWAEQQGIALYPAQEEALIEVVSGANVILSTPTGSGKSLVAAGAHFTALARDEVTFYTAPIKALVSEKFFDLCKLFGTENVGMLTGDASVNADAPVICCTAEVLASIALRDGKDADIGQVVMDEFHFYAEPDRGWAWQIPLLELPQAQFVLMSATLGDMSRFEEDLTRRTGRPTAVVRSATRPVPLSYEYRATPLTETLTELLETRQAPVYIVHFTQAAAVERAQALMSINMCTRAEKDEIAALIGNFRFTTKFGRNLSRYVRHGIGVHHAGMLPKYRRLVEKLAQAGLLKVICGTDTLGVGVNVPIRTVLFTALTKYDGTRVRTLRAREFHQIAGRAGRAGFDTAGFVVAQAPEHVVENEKALAKAGDDPKKRRKVVRKKAPEGFVNWGQNTFEKLIASEPEPLTSRFRVTHAMLLSVIARPGNAFEAMRKLLEDNHEPRRNQLRHIRRAIAIYRSLLDGGIVERLDEPDGEGRIVRLTVDLQQDFALNQPLSTFALAAFDLLDPESPSYALDMVSVVESTLDDPRQILAAQQNKAKGEAVAQMKADGVEYEERMERLMDVEYPKPLEELLLHAYNLYRKSHPWVGDHPVSPKSVIRDMYERAMTFTEFTSFYELARTEGIVLRYLASAYKALDHTVPDDLKSEDFEDIVAWLGEMVRQVDSSLLDEWEQLANPEEETAEEAMEHADEVKPVTTNVRAFRVLVRNALFRRVELAALDQVEELGEMDAESGWDADAWGEAMDAYWDEYDDLGTGPDARGPKLLQIQEEPEHGLWKVRQTFADPNGDHDWGISAEVDLAASDEEGRAVVRVTDVGQL